The following are encoded together in the Bacillus cereus group sp. RP43 genome:
- the ilvA gene encoding threonine ammonia-lyase IlvA, producing the protein MVQNVKERVKIEDILMAHNCMKDIVIKTPLQRDSVLSEKYECDVYVKREDLQVIRSFKIRGAYNLIQSLPKEKLQNGVVCASAGNHAQGVAYTCNLLKIPSKIFMPTTTPKQKVSQVEFFGGDFADIVLVGDTFDSSFQEAQRYCVENRMTFVHPFDDPYVVAGQGTVAVEIMHDMEKPVDYIFTAIGGGGLASGIGTYVKGVSPTTKVIGVEPMGAASMKEAFLQNENVALDKIDSFVDGAAVKKVGKLTFETCKDVIDDIVLVPEGKVCTTILELYKKNAIVAEPAGALSIAALDLYRDEIRGKTVVCTLSGGNNDIDRMQEMKERSLIYEGLKHYFIIEFPQRSGALREFLDKGLGPEDDITRFEYIKKHNKENGPALVGVELKHREDYEALITRFQENNIQFVELNKNPVLFDLLI; encoded by the coding sequence ATGGTGCAAAATGTAAAGGAGAGAGTGAAAATTGAAGATATCTTAATGGCCCATAATTGCATGAAAGATATCGTTATTAAAACACCGTTACAACGAGATTCAGTTTTATCTGAGAAATATGAATGTGACGTATATGTTAAGCGAGAAGATTTACAAGTTATTCGTTCTTTCAAAATTCGTGGTGCGTATAATTTAATTCAAAGTTTACCGAAAGAAAAGTTACAAAATGGTGTTGTTTGTGCAAGTGCTGGTAATCATGCGCAAGGAGTTGCTTATACGTGTAATTTATTGAAGATTCCGTCAAAAATTTTCATGCCGACAACGACACCTAAGCAAAAAGTATCACAAGTTGAATTTTTCGGTGGTGATTTCGCAGACATTGTATTAGTTGGTGATACATTTGATAGTTCTTTCCAAGAGGCGCAGCGCTATTGTGTGGAAAATAGGATGACATTTGTACATCCATTTGATGATCCGTATGTCGTTGCTGGTCAAGGAACAGTCGCTGTTGAAATTATGCATGATATGGAGAAACCAGTTGATTATATATTTACAGCAATTGGCGGTGGTGGATTAGCATCTGGTATTGGTACATATGTAAAGGGGGTTAGTCCTACTACAAAGGTAATCGGTGTAGAACCGATGGGAGCTGCATCTATGAAAGAAGCCTTTCTTCAAAATGAAAATGTTGCATTAGATAAAATTGATAGTTTTGTTGATGGTGCAGCAGTTAAGAAGGTAGGAAAGTTAACATTTGAAACATGTAAAGATGTAATTGATGACATTGTTTTAGTACCGGAGGGAAAGGTTTGTACAACCATTTTAGAATTGTATAAGAAAAATGCGATTGTAGCTGAACCAGCTGGAGCGCTTTCGATTGCGGCACTTGATCTATACAGAGATGAAATAAGGGGAAAAACAGTTGTATGTACGTTAAGTGGTGGGAATAATGATATTGATAGAATGCAAGAAATGAAAGAACGATCTCTTATTTATGAAGGGTTAAAGCATTACTTCATCATTGAATTTCCGCAACGTTCAGGGGCACTGCGAGAGTTTCTTGATAAAGGATTAGGACCGGAAGATGATATTACTCGCTTTGAGTATATTAAGAAACATAATAAAGAAAATGGTCCAGCTTTAGTAGGGGTAGAATTAAAACATAGGGAAGACTATGAAGCTTTGATTACTCGTTTTCAAGAAAATAACATTCAATTTGTGGAGCTTAATAAAAACCCTGTGTTGTTTGATTTACTTATTTAA
- a CDS encoding GNAT family N-acetyltransferase, with protein sequence MKVREAVVSEANELSQLALHSKATWGYSEEFILACKEELTISEDYIKNNFVYVLENDDAKIGFFSFLHNENALDFLYIYPGYKGKGYGKILWRFVVEQVNELGLKSFTFDSDPNAKGFYVKMGAKLIGETPSTVFKNRLLPLLQYDV encoded by the coding sequence ATGAAGGTAAGAGAAGCAGTAGTAAGTGAAGCGAATGAACTAAGTCAACTGGCACTACATTCAAAAGCTACTTGGGGTTATAGTGAAGAATTTATTTTAGCCTGTAAGGAAGAATTAACGATCTCAGAGGATTACATAAAAAATAATTTTGTATATGTTTTAGAAAATGATGATGCGAAGATTGGATTTTTCTCATTTTTACATAATGAAAATGCTCTCGATTTCCTATACATTTATCCTGGTTATAAAGGAAAAGGATACGGGAAAATACTTTGGAGGTTTGTAGTAGAGCAAGTAAATGAACTAGGATTGAAAAGTTTTACGTTTGATAGTGATCCAAATGCGAAAGGATTTTACGTGAAAATGGGGGCAAAACTAATCGGTGAGACACCATCAACGGTTTTTAAAAATCGCCTTTTACCTCTTTTACAATATGATGTGTAA
- a CDS encoding DUF554 domain-containing protein, with amino-acid sequence MVILGAVVNGVCIIVGTLLGKLFSNIPESMKGTIMHAIGLTVAVLGLQMALKSENFLVVILSLVIGAVIGEWLQLEERLKHLGEWLENKVGSKGKGSISEGFVTATLIFAIGAMGILGALDSGIRGNHDVLFTKAIIDGFISIILTTTLGIGVVFSAIPVILYEGAIAIFATQINSFVPEKLMNEFIVEMTATGGIMIFAIGLNLLGFIKIKVANLLPGILVVGIIVSIIYGYGLIFSF; translated from the coding sequence ATGGTTATATTAGGAGCAGTTGTAAATGGGGTTTGTATTATAGTTGGTACTCTACTTGGTAAATTATTTAGTAATATTCCAGAAAGTATGAAAGGGACGATTATGCATGCAATTGGTTTAACGGTTGCTGTACTTGGACTTCAAATGGCATTGAAGAGTGAAAATTTTCTCGTTGTGATTTTAAGTTTAGTTATTGGTGCGGTAATTGGAGAATGGCTACAATTAGAAGAAAGATTAAAACATTTAGGAGAATGGCTAGAAAATAAAGTTGGATCGAAAGGTAAAGGAAGTATATCAGAAGGTTTTGTAACGGCTACTCTAATTTTTGCAATTGGAGCGATGGGGATACTTGGCGCATTAGACAGTGGTATTAGAGGGAATCACGATGTTTTATTCACAAAAGCGATTATTGATGGATTCATTTCTATTATATTAACGACAACTCTTGGAATTGGAGTGGTATTTTCAGCGATTCCAGTTATTTTATATGAAGGTGCCATTGCAATTTTTGCAACACAAATCAATAGTTTTGTACCAGAGAAATTAATGAATGAATTTATAGTTGAAATGACAGCAACTGGTGGTATTATGATTTTTGCAATTGGATTAAACTTACTTGGATTCATTAAAATTAAAGTAGCAAATTTACTTCCAGGAATATTGGTAGTTGGAATAATTGTTTCTATTATATATGGTTACGGTTTGATATTTAGTTTTTAG
- a CDS encoding class III extradiol ring-cleavage dioxygenase → MMPSLFLAHGSPMLAIQDTDYTRFLKTLGETYKPKAIVIFTAHWESEVLTISSSDEEYETIYDFGGFPPDLYEIKYRAKGSSSIASMLETKFKNKGIPVHTNTTRGLDHGSWTLLHRMYPEANIPVVQISVNPFLPAKEQFEIGEALKGLGQEDILVIGSGVTVHNLRALKWNQTTPEKWAIEFDDWIIKHMQTNDKDALFNWEKNAPHAQLAVPRAEHFVPLFIAMGSGEQTGKVIHRSYELGTLSYLCLQF, encoded by the coding sequence ATGATGCCATCATTATTTTTAGCACATGGTTCACCCATGCTTGCTATTCAAGATACAGATTATACACGTTTTTTAAAAACACTTGGAGAAACATATAAACCGAAAGCAATTGTTATTTTTACCGCTCACTGGGAAAGTGAAGTATTAACGATTTCCTCATCAGATGAAGAATATGAAACAATTTATGACTTTGGAGGTTTTCCTCCTGATTTATACGAGATCAAATATCGTGCGAAAGGCTCTTCTAGCATTGCGTCTATGCTAGAAACAAAATTTAAAAACAAAGGCATTCCAGTCCATACAAATACAACGAGAGGCTTAGATCATGGTTCATGGACACTCCTGCACCGTATGTACCCAGAAGCAAATATTCCTGTCGTACAAATATCAGTAAATCCATTCCTTCCTGCAAAAGAACAATTTGAAATTGGAGAGGCACTAAAAGGACTTGGACAAGAAGATATTTTAGTAATCGGTAGCGGAGTTACTGTTCATAACTTACGAGCTTTGAAATGGAATCAAACTACACCTGAAAAATGGGCAATTGAATTTGATGATTGGATTATTAAACATATGCAGACCAATGATAAAGATGCATTGTTTAATTGGGAGAAAAATGCGCCTCATGCACAATTAGCAGTACCACGAGCAGAGCATTTTGTTCCTTTATTTATCGCAATGGGTAGTGGTGAACAGACAGGGAAAGTCATTCACCGTAGCTACGAGCTTGGTACGCTAAGTTATCTTTGCCTTCAATTTTAA
- a CDS encoding serine hydrolase domain-containing protein has translation MLNSYINSLLYKNTEKFNGIILVAHKEQTLYKQSFGKANYDWDIPNTATTKFRIGSITKIFTAVAILMLVEEKKLQLHDTLDQFIPTFPKGNQIMIEHLLSHTAGVGNITAQHNFLIQSYQPRTPDELIQWIITCPFESSPGEKFNYSNSSYIILGHIIEVISGISYEEFLKKKILYPLSMMNTDVDLNHTIQKHKATGYELHPIHDLQNTSFIHMSNSYSAGGLFSTAEDLYIFDQAIKENRLLSNSMTSRMFTAGSYGYGYGWNIAMAGENSKLVFHHGGINGFTSSYLRLIDKEATIIILSNVSTLLTSTLANDIASYIENNY, from the coding sequence TTGCTAAACTCATATATCAATTCATTATTATATAAAAATACCGAAAAATTCAATGGTATAATTTTAGTAGCCCATAAAGAACAAACTCTTTATAAACAGTCATTTGGAAAAGCTAATTACGATTGGGACATACCTAATACAGCTACAACAAAGTTTCGTATCGGATCAATAACTAAAATCTTCACTGCAGTTGCTATTTTAATGCTTGTGGAAGAGAAAAAATTACAGCTACATGATACATTGGATCAATTCATTCCAACTTTCCCAAAAGGAAATCAAATTATGATTGAGCATCTATTAAGTCATACTGCTGGTGTTGGGAATATTACTGCTCAACACAACTTTTTAATACAATCTTACCAGCCTCGAACACCGGATGAATTAATACAATGGATTATTACATGTCCCTTTGAATCTAGCCCTGGTGAAAAATTCAATTATTCGAATTCAAGTTATATTATATTAGGACACATCATTGAAGTTATAAGTGGGATTTCTTATGAAGAATTTCTTAAAAAGAAGATTTTATATCCACTCTCTATGATGAACACAGACGTTGATCTGAATCACACCATTCAAAAACATAAAGCAACTGGGTATGAGTTACATCCAATTCATGATTTACAGAACACATCATTTATTCATATGTCAAACTCGTATTCAGCTGGTGGATTATTTTCTACAGCCGAAGATTTATATATATTTGATCAAGCGATAAAAGAAAATCGTTTGCTTTCAAATAGTATGACGTCTCGCATGTTTACTGCAGGATCTTATGGATATGGTTACGGCTGGAACATCGCTATGGCAGGCGAAAATAGTAAACTTGTATTCCATCACGGCGGCATTAACGGCTTTACATCCTCTTATTTACGGTTAATTGACAAAGAGGCTACAATCATCATTTTAAGTAATGTATCTACACTATTAACATCGACTCTTGCTAATGACATAGCTTCTTATATAGAGAATAACTATTAA
- a CDS encoding pentapeptide repeat-containing protein, whose translation MSEFVNEEYVEIDFQDVWIKEEELKNCTFIKCRFRGIDASEVFTQNCNFIECDFTGTLFNASIHQGTTFANCRFFGANLFVSKFEECKMTGSDFEEANLDGITIISGDWSYTNLRFANLSKQMLKGIRLIEADLCECNLEKADLREADLTGAQLGKVKLSGADLRGAVVDRVDFKAFDLKNVKLDIAQAVAVARCYGAKVN comes from the coding sequence ATGAGTGAATTTGTAAATGAAGAATATGTAGAAATAGATTTTCAGGATGTTTGGATAAAAGAAGAGGAATTGAAAAATTGCACCTTCATAAAATGCCGTTTTAGAGGAATAGATGCATCAGAAGTTTTTACTCAAAATTGTAATTTCATAGAATGTGATTTTACGGGTACTCTTTTTAATGCTTCTATCCATCAAGGAACTACGTTTGCTAATTGTAGGTTTTTTGGTGCGAATTTATTTGTATCTAAGTTTGAAGAATGTAAAATGACTGGTTCTGATTTCGAAGAGGCGAATTTAGACGGAATAACAATTATATCAGGCGATTGGTCATATACGAATTTAAGGTTTGCGAACTTAAGTAAACAAATGTTAAAGGGTATTCGTTTAATTGAAGCTGACCTATGTGAATGTAATTTAGAAAAAGCAGATTTACGTGAAGCGGATTTAACAGGTGCACAATTAGGCAAGGTAAAACTTAGCGGCGCAGATTTAAGAGGAGCTGTAGTTGATAGAGTTGATTTTAAAGCTTTTGATTTAAAAAACGTAAAATTAGATATAGCGCAGGCGGTTGCAGTTGCGAGGTGTTATGGTGCGAAGGTGAATTAA
- a CDS encoding GNAT family N-acetyltransferase, translated as MEEFQFTKRAYKILEIATREAECNKGIIHPGHLFIGACKEGTGVCAELHMYLFHTVGMDFLAKISLLQQYYANEIEYINVGEFKVSNKTIEVLKVAKKRMERFQQVLINEGHVLYAIFQGDTVIEKVLSKSVQKDVLQITSEPRDLTVALKRFNPIYNNLSCNIRRAIFSDFEKLARFVKDEFGERWLKSLDYGFRTYKEKLPIFIAEEGGEIIGFACYDVVRGKKGLFGPMGTAKHNRVNGVGKTLLNYCLYNMKKSEYEYAIIGQAGPIEFYESCCNARLIPIGDN; from the coding sequence ATGGAGGAGTTCCAATTTACAAAACGTGCATATAAAATATTGGAGATTGCAACGCGAGAGGCTGAGTGTAATAAAGGAATTATTCATCCAGGTCATCTATTTATAGGAGCTTGTAAGGAAGGTACTGGAGTTTGCGCGGAGTTACATATGTATTTATTTCACACGGTGGGTATGGATTTTTTAGCAAAAATATCGTTACTCCAACAATATTATGCAAATGAAATAGAATACATAAATGTTGGGGAGTTTAAAGTTTCAAATAAGACGATAGAAGTTTTAAAAGTAGCGAAAAAACGGATGGAACGTTTTCAGCAAGTATTAATAAATGAAGGACATGTTTTATATGCGATTTTTCAAGGGGATACAGTTATTGAAAAGGTTTTAAGTAAAAGTGTGCAAAAAGATGTATTGCAAATTACATCTGAGCCAAGAGACTTAACCGTTGCTTTAAAAAGATTTAATCCTATTTATAATAATTTAAGCTGTAATATTAGAAGAGCGATCTTTTCTGATTTTGAAAAGTTAGCACGTTTTGTTAAGGATGAATTTGGTGAGCGTTGGTTAAAATCTTTAGATTATGGATTTCGGACATATAAAGAAAAGTTACCTATTTTTATTGCTGAGGAAGGAGGAGAAATTATTGGTTTCGCTTGTTACGATGTTGTGAGAGGAAAGAAAGGGTTGTTTGGCCCGATGGGTACAGCGAAACATAATCGTGTGAACGGTGTTGGGAAGACGTTATTGAATTATTGTTTATATAACATGAAGAAAAGCGAATATGAGTATGCAATTATAGGACAAGCAGGTCCGATTGAGTTTTATGAGAGTTGTTGTAATGCACGATTAATACCTATAGGAGATAATTAA
- a CDS encoding multidrug efflux MFS transporter encodes MASWKRNLMICWLGCFTTAAGMSLVIPFLSFYIEELGVTGTSSIAQWSGLAFGVTFLMGAIVSPIWGKLGDIHGRKLMLIRASLGMAIIMTLMGFVTDVYQLVALRFLMGAVSGFLSTAMTFIAAETPQEHSGWAISTISTGGVSGSLLGPILGGYLSELIGMRHVFLVTGAFLFLSFLIVFFFLHEENHSAKAKKAQPKKVWTMVPAKHLIISLFVATFIIQLANMSIQPIITLYVKHLAGPGTDHIEMIAGAVMSATGLAVILAAPKLGRLSDHIGPQKTLVVALFAAGIIFIPQAFVTSAWQLLILRFLLGIAQAGLLPSVQTLLKQHTPTHVTGRIFGYNQSFQFLGNMIGPVLGGQIAAHAGFQYVFFSTSSLLFIACIWVYFHSKNAEVSEKQHLEVS; translated from the coding sequence ATGGCCAGCTGGAAACGAAATTTAATGATTTGTTGGCTAGGTTGTTTTACCACTGCAGCCGGTATGAGTTTAGTAATTCCTTTTTTATCTTTTTATATTGAGGAATTAGGGGTGACCGGCACTTCTAGTATTGCACAGTGGTCGGGACTTGCATTTGGTGTAACATTTTTAATGGGTGCGATCGTATCACCAATATGGGGCAAGCTTGGTGATATACATGGACGGAAATTGATGCTTATACGTGCTAGCCTTGGTATGGCGATAATTATGACGCTTATGGGGTTTGTGACAGACGTGTATCAACTAGTCGCACTTCGGTTTTTAATGGGAGCGGTATCTGGTTTCCTTTCTACAGCGATGACATTTATTGCTGCAGAAACTCCGCAAGAACATTCAGGTTGGGCAATTTCTACAATCTCAACTGGAGGCGTGAGCGGTTCGTTACTTGGGCCAATACTCGGAGGTTATTTGTCAGAGTTAATCGGAATGCGCCATGTTTTTCTAGTTACAGGAGCTTTCTTATTCCTTTCTTTTCTTATCGTCTTTTTCTTCTTACATGAGGAGAATCATTCTGCTAAAGCAAAAAAGGCACAGCCGAAAAAAGTATGGACGATGGTCCCGGCAAAACATTTAATAATAAGTTTATTTGTAGCAACGTTTATCATTCAGCTTGCAAATATGTCAATTCAACCTATTATTACGTTGTACGTAAAACATTTGGCAGGACCAGGAACAGATCATATTGAAATGATTGCAGGTGCAGTCATGTCTGCGACAGGATTAGCAGTTATTTTAGCAGCTCCTAAGCTAGGAAGATTATCAGATCATATTGGACCTCAAAAAACGTTAGTTGTAGCGTTGTTTGCTGCAGGAATTATTTTTATCCCGCAAGCATTTGTAACCTCAGCTTGGCAACTATTAATTCTTCGCTTTTTATTAGGTATTGCACAAGCAGGACTATTACCTTCCGTACAAACTCTACTAAAACAACATACGCCAACCCATGTAACGGGACGAATATTTGGATATAATCAATCGTTTCAGTTTTTAGGAAATATGATTGGGCCAGTACTTGGTGGACAAATTGCAGCTCATGCGGGATTCCAATATGTTTTCTTCTCTACATCATCATTATTATTTATTGCATGTATTTGGGTCTATTTTCATAGTAAGAACGCAGAGGTATCAGAGAAACAACATTTGGAAGTTAGTTAA
- a CDS encoding bifunctional S-methyl-5'-thioadenosine deaminase/S-adenosylhomocysteine deaminase has protein sequence MKGEILLKTTYVNATIVTMNEQNEVIENGYIIVENDQIIDVNSGEFANDFEVDEVIDMKGKWLLPGLVNTHTHVVMSLLRGIGDDMLLQPWLETRIWPLESQFTPDLAVASTELGLLEMVKSGTTSFSDMFNPIGVDQDAIMETVSRSGMRAAVSRTLFSFGTKEDEKKAIEEAEKYVKRYYNESGMLTTMVAPHSPYTCSTELLEECARIAVENQTMVHIHLSETDREVRDIEAQYGKRPVEYAASCGLFKRPTVIAHGVVLNENERTFLAEHDVRVAHNPNSNLKLGSGIANVKAMLEAGMKVGIATDSVASNNNLDMFEEMRIAALLQKGIHLDATALPVETALSLATKGAAEVIGMKQTGSLEVGKCADFITIDPSNKPHLQPADEVLSHLVYAASGKDISDVIINGKRVVWNGECKTLDEERIIFEAGRYKRGLQR, from the coding sequence TTGAAAGGGGAAATACTTTTGAAAACAACTTATGTAAACGCTACAATTGTAACGATGAATGAACAAAATGAAGTGATAGAAAATGGATATATCATTGTAGAAAATGATCAAATTATAGATGTAAATAGCGGAGAATTCGCTAACGATTTTGAAGTGGATGAAGTAATTGACATGAAAGGCAAGTGGCTTTTACCTGGGCTTGTAAATACACATACACATGTTGTTATGAGTCTTTTGAGAGGTATTGGCGATGATATGTTATTACAGCCATGGCTTGAGACGAGAATTTGGCCACTTGAAAGTCAATTTACTCCAGATCTAGCAGTTGCTAGTACTGAATTAGGGTTGCTTGAAATGGTGAAAAGTGGTACAACATCATTCTCTGATATGTTTAATCCAATTGGAGTAGATCAAGATGCGATTATGGAAACGGTATCAAGGAGTGGAATGCGAGCTGCTGTTTCAAGAACTTTATTTAGCTTCGGAACAAAAGAAGATGAAAAGAAAGCGATTGAAGAAGCCGAGAAATATGTGAAGCGTTATTATAACGAAAGTGGTATGTTAACTACGATGGTTGCACCGCATAGTCCATATACATGTTCCACAGAATTATTAGAAGAGTGCGCACGTATTGCAGTAGAAAATCAAACTATGGTTCATATTCATCTTTCTGAAACAGATCGTGAAGTACGTGATATTGAAGCGCAGTACGGAAAACGTCCAGTAGAATATGCGGCAAGTTGCGGATTGTTTAAACGCCCAACAGTTATTGCGCACGGTGTAGTATTAAATGAAAATGAGCGTACTTTCTTGGCAGAGCATGATGTTCGGGTAGCTCATAATCCGAATAGTAATTTAAAACTAGGTTCTGGTATAGCAAATGTAAAAGCGATGCTAGAAGCAGGAATGAAAGTAGGGATTGCAACAGATAGTGTTGCATCTAACAACAATTTAGATATGTTTGAAGAAATGCGCATTGCAGCTTTATTACAAAAAGGTATTCACCTAGATGCAACAGCATTACCAGTTGAAACAGCTCTTTCACTTGCGACAAAAGGAGCTGCGGAAGTAATTGGCATGAAACAAACGGGATCACTTGAGGTTGGAAAGTGCGCTGATTTTATTACGATTGATCCATCTAATAAGCCGCATTTACAACCAGCGGATGAAGTGTTATCACATCTTGTATATGCTGCTAGTGGAAAAGATATAAGCGATGTAATTATTAACGGAAAACGTGTTGTTTGGAATGGTGAATGTAAAACATTAGATGAAGAGCGTATTATATTTGAAGCAGGTCGTTATAAACGAGGTTTACAAAGATAG
- a CDS encoding CapA family protein — protein MKTLLKRLILIAFFITPIVLLINYTYISKAKNKPDVQNTSNKANSTTEKKIEDPEITLTFSGDTMFDWQLRPVIEKNGADYPFQHVKEEITKADISFVNLESAFTTREKKVPGQQFWIKSDPSTLQAIKNTGYDIVNIGNNHTLDYGQDGLLDTISHVEKLKLPYTGAGKNAEDAYTARELTVKGKKFKFLSFVRFMPNFNWVAGDNKPGVANGYDLDLVTKTIQEQKKDADYVIVYMHWGVEKSNRPIEYQKQYVPKMVEAGADAIVGSHPHWLQGFEYYNKVPIAYSLGNFLFPNYVNGKSAETGVLTLTFKGKDVQMSFNPYIIRNNQVSPVNEEEKKKALQYLQTVSTDVEIDDTGKIINKRN, from the coding sequence ATGAAAACTTTATTAAAACGACTTATTTTAATAGCCTTTTTCATTACACCAATTGTGTTATTAATCAATTACACTTACATTTCAAAAGCAAAAAATAAACCAGATGTACAAAACACATCAAACAAAGCAAATTCAACGACCGAAAAGAAAATCGAAGACCCTGAAATTACACTCACCTTCTCTGGTGATACGATGTTTGATTGGCAATTACGTCCCGTAATCGAAAAGAATGGGGCTGATTATCCATTCCAACATGTAAAAGAAGAAATAACAAAAGCTGATATTTCTTTTGTTAATTTAGAATCAGCATTTACAACGAGAGAAAAAAAAGTACCTGGGCAACAATTTTGGATTAAAAGTGATCCATCCACACTACAAGCAATAAAAAATACTGGATACGATATTGTCAATATTGGCAATAACCATACGCTTGATTATGGACAAGATGGACTACTAGACACCATTTCTCACGTCGAAAAATTAAAACTACCTTACACTGGAGCCGGAAAAAATGCTGAAGATGCCTATACCGCTCGTGAACTAACTGTAAAAGGAAAAAAGTTTAAATTTCTTTCCTTTGTACGCTTTATGCCTAACTTTAATTGGGTAGCTGGTGACAATAAACCTGGCGTTGCAAACGGATATGATCTAGATCTTGTAACAAAAACAATTCAAGAGCAAAAGAAAGATGCTGATTATGTAATCGTCTATATGCATTGGGGCGTCGAAAAATCAAATCGCCCAATAGAATACCAGAAACAATATGTTCCGAAAATGGTAGAAGCGGGTGCTGATGCAATCGTTGGAAGTCACCCCCATTGGTTACAAGGATTTGAGTATTACAATAAAGTTCCTATCGCATACTCGTTAGGAAACTTTTTATTCCCGAATTATGTAAATGGAAAGAGTGCCGAAACAGGCGTATTGACCTTAACCTTTAAAGGAAAGGATGTCCAAATGTCATTCAATCCTTACATCATTCGCAACAACCAAGTTTCTCCTGTAAATGAAGAAGAAAAGAAAAAAGCACTACAATATTTACAAACGGTTTCAACTGATGTAGAAATTGATGATACTGGGAAAATAATTAACAAACGCAACTAA
- a CDS encoding alpha/beta hydrolase — protein MSIQENFVTALDKSEIYLRKWLPEGNPRGIVQIAHGMTEHAGVYTEFIDALLEAGYGVYAHDHKGHGKTVKREEDYGHFEPNVGWNQAVSDVIFVSEMIKEEQTGPLFLLGHSMGSFLSRRAVQLRGELYDGFLISGTGGNPGLLGSIGHKVATIEMKLRGPKTKSPMLNFLSFGNFNSHFKPNRTKFDWLSSDIHQVDKYIADPLCGFICTTSFYRELFHGVLEVNKIEEYKKTPKNLPIHIFSGDRDPVGDMGKGVNEVYENYKKCGVKDVTLRLYKNGRHEMFHEVNREDVFQDVMSWLDEHIV, from the coding sequence ATGAGCATACAGGAAAATTTCGTTACGGCATTAGATAAATCGGAAATTTATTTGCGTAAATGGTTACCAGAAGGAAATCCGCGGGGAATTGTTCAAATTGCACATGGTATGACAGAACATGCAGGTGTTTATACAGAATTTATTGATGCTTTATTAGAAGCAGGATATGGTGTTTATGCTCATGATCATAAAGGGCATGGGAAAACAGTGAAAAGAGAAGAAGACTATGGTCATTTTGAACCAAATGTAGGTTGGAATCAGGCTGTGTCTGATGTTATCTTTGTTTCGGAAATGATAAAAGAAGAGCAGACAGGTCCATTGTTTTTACTTGGACATAGTATGGGCTCTTTTTTATCTAGACGAGCTGTACAACTTAGAGGCGAATTATATGATGGATTTCTTATTTCAGGAACTGGTGGAAATCCAGGGCTTTTAGGAAGTATTGGTCATAAAGTAGCGACAATTGAGATGAAACTACGCGGGCCCAAAACGAAAAGTCCGATGCTGAACTTTTTATCTTTCGGAAACTTCAACTCACACTTTAAGCCAAATCGTACGAAATTTGATTGGTTATCTTCAGATATTCATCAAGTTGATAAGTATATTGCGGACCCGTTATGTGGATTTATTTGTACGACTAGTTTTTACCGAGAATTGTTTCATGGAGTTCTAGAAGTAAATAAAATAGAAGAATATAAGAAGACACCAAAAAATCTTCCAATACATATATTCTCTGGCGATCGTGATCCTGTTGGGGATATGGGGAAAGGTGTAAATGAAGTATATGAAAACTATAAAAAATGTGGTGTAAAAGATGTAACACTGCGTTTATATAAAAATGGTAGACATGAAATGTTCCATGAAGTGAATAGAGAAGATGTATTTCAAGATGTGATGTCATGGTTAGATGAGCATATTGTATAA